From the Methanoculleus caldifontis genome, the window CTTCACTCGCTGAATTTATACCTCGTTCTTTTCCGCGGGACAGGGGCACCGACACGGGGCTAATCGCCGTCCTCCGGGAGCGGGTACTCCGCGAGGGCGAGCGATGTCGCGGTGACCGAGGTGAAAAACTCCGCGGAGAAGATCATGAACATGATCACGAGCTGGTACTCCGCAGCCCAGACAGGGTCGGCGCCCCCGATGATCATGCCTGCCATCGAACCGGGGAGGACGACGAGACCGAGCGCTTTCAGCCGGTCGATGGAAGGGATGAGCGAGGCTCTCACGCTCTCGCGGGTGACGGGGGCAAGCGCCTCGTCCACGGACGCGCCGAGGGAGAGCGCGGTCTCGATGCGGAGCCGGTTCGCGGCGAGCCCGGCCGTGAACCGGTTGAGGGCGAGGGAGCAGGCGATCATCGCGGCGCCGACGGCCATGCTTCCGATCGGGATGATGAACTCGAGGATGAGCGGGATGACGCCGAGAGCGATGAGGATCAGCAGCGCGGCAGACGAGCCTGCGGCGATCGCCGGGAAGGTGATCCGGTGCGGGTGGCCGATCCCCTCTGCCCTTCGCGCGGAGATGAGCGCGGCGACCCCCATCATCCCCACGAGCACCAGAACGGCGAGGAGCAGGCTTTCGGACTCAAATACCGCCACGATCACCAGGGCGACGAGCATCAGCTGGACGATGCCGCGTGCGACGGCAAACGCGATCTCGCGCTCGAGGCCGAGGCGTCGTGTGCGCGAGAGCAGGATGACGAGGGCGACCGGCAGCAGGGCGAGGGCGACGGTCGCGAGACCTCCGATGGGATCGTAGAGGGCGCCGTTCATGCGGCCTCCACGAGGCGGCCGTCCGCGAGGACGAGGATCCGGCCGGCGAGCGTCCGGGCCTGGCGCATGTCGTGCGTCACGAAGAGGATCGTCTGCCCTTCGCGGTTGAGGCGCCGGATCGTCTCCTCCACCACCTCCGCAGCCGCCCGGTCGAGCGCCGAGGTGGGTTCGTCGAGGAGGAGGATGGCGGGGCGGAGGGCAAGCGCCCGGGCGATCGCCACCCGCTGAGCCTCGCCCCCGGAGAGCGTGCCGCCGTCGCGGTAGAGGATGGATGCCGGAAGCCCCACCGACGCGAGAAGTTCGCCGAAATCGGGCCGGGGAAGGTCCCGGTTCGCCCGGAAGGCGAACGGGTAGGCGAGGTTCTCCGCGACCGTCCCCTCGAAGAGGACAGTGGTCTGGAGGACCAGGCAGACCCGTCGCCGGACCTCGACCGGGTCGCAGCCGGCGGTATCGGTGCAGAAGACCTCGATCCTCCCCTCCGATGGCTCGACGAGCCGGTTGAGGCACTTCAGGAGGACGGACTTCCCCGAACCGGACGGGCCGGTGACGGCGAGGCACTCCCCCTCCGCGACCGAGAAGGTCACGGACTCAAAGACCGTCCGCTCCCCGAATCTTTTTGTGAGATCGGTGACGCGGAGGGCGGGACAGGGAGTGCCGGGGCTCATCGCGCCCTATATGTCGGGCCGGATGATAAGGGCGACGAAGGCCGGGGGGAGGGGCGGAGGGGAAGTCGGTTCGCGGCGGGTCAGGGAGCCCGGCGGCGAGGAAACACGCTCGTTCCGTTAACCACTAGTGGATATGAAAAACGAAATGTATATGCCCGATGACTTTTTTTCAATTACAGATGACTTCTCGACAAACAAACATTCCTGTGACGACAATTTGCCTCTATATCGCATCTATTCTGCTGCTTTTCGGCACCGTTAGCGCTGCCGCGCCTGAGGCGTCATTCACCGGCGCACCGGCCTCCGGCACCGTACCGTTCACGATTGCCTTCACCGATACCTCCGCCGGCGAGCCGACGGGGTGGGCATGGTTCTTCGGCGATGAGCGGTACGACGAAGCCTGGACGGGGCAAACCGCGAACGCCGGGTGGGCGGCACGATCCGGCCACTCAAGTGTCGCGCTGCCGGATGGGAGCATCGTCCTGATGGGGGGCTATGACGGCGCCGCCCTCAGGAACGACACATGGCGGTCGACCGATTCCGGCGTCACCTGGACGCTCGTGAACGCGAGTTCGGGGTGGACAGCACGACTCCGGCACTCCTGCGTCGCGATGCAGGATGGGAGTATCCTCCTCATGGGCGGTCGGGATGATACCGACCTCAGAAATGACGTCTGGCGATCGGACGATGGCGGCGCGACCTGGGCGCCGGTGAACACGAGTGCGGGGTGGCCGATAAGGGAAGCCCATACGGCGGTCACGACGCCGGACGGGAGCGTCGTGCTCATGGGCGGCTGGTGTTATGGCTGTATGAATGATGTGTGGCGGTCACAGGATAGCGGCGCAACCTGGATACAGGTGAACGCGAGTGCCGGGTGGTCGAAACGAGTTTCCTTCGCCAGCGTCGCGATGTCGGACGGGAGTATCATCCTCATGGGCGGTTACGACAGCGCCAACTTCCGCAACATGAACGATGTATGGCGGTCGACCGACTACGGCACGACGTGGACGCGGGTGAACGAGAGTTCCGGGTGGTCGAGGCGGGACGTGCACACGGCGGTTGCGATGCCGGACGACAGTATCGTGCTCATGGGCGGTTGGGATGACACCGAATTCAGGAACGACGTGTGGCGGTCATGCGATTACGGCACTACATGGACAGAGGTGAACCCGGGTACCCGGTGGCCGGGACGAGCCGAGCATTCCTGCGTCGCGATGCTGGACGGGAGCATCATTCTCATGGGCGGCGGTAGCAGCAGCAGCGGCCCCCTGAACGATGTGTGGCGCCTCCAGCCCGCAGGGTCGTCGGAACAGGACCCGCAACACGAGTATACCGCTTCCGGCACTTATTCGGTAACGCTGCAGGCGTTCAACGCCGACGGCTACACATGCGCGCGAGAGACCGGGTACGTCACCGTCCAGGCGGTTCCGCCGACGGCAGCGTTTTCCGGCGCACCGGTCTCAGGCACCGCACCTCTGACCGTAACCTTTACCGACGCTTCGATCGGCGGGCCGTCCTCCTGGCTCTGGAGTTTCGGGGACGGCGAGACCTCGACCGAGCAGTACCCCACGCACACCTACGCCGCTGCCGGGACCTACACGATCAACCTGACGGTCGGTAACGCGGCGGGAACCGATATGCTCTCCGAGACAGAGTATGTTGAGGTCTCCCCCGCCCCGGTTGCTCCAATAGCAGCGTTTTTCGGCACGCCGACCTCAGGGCGAGCACCCCTGACCGTGTC encodes:
- a CDS encoding ABC transporter ATP-binding protein, coding for MSPGTPCPALRVTDLTKRFGERTVFESVTFSVAEGECLAVTGPSGSGKSVLLKCLNRLVEPSEGRIEVFCTDTAGCDPVEVRRRVCLVLQTTVLFEGTVAENLAYPFAFRANRDLPRPDFGELLASVGLPASILYRDGGTLSGGEAQRVAIARALALRPAILLLDEPTSALDRAAAEVVEETIRRLNREGQTILFVTHDMRQARTLAGRILVLADGRLVEAA
- a CDS encoding ABC transporter permease; its protein translation is MNGALYDPIGGLATVALALLPVALVILLSRTRRLGLEREIAFAVARGIVQLMLVALVIVAVFESESLLLAVLVLVGMMGVAALISARRAEGIGHPHRITFPAIAAGSSAALLILIALGVIPLILEFIIPIGSMAVGAAMIACSLALNRFTAGLAANRLRIETALSLGASVDEALAPVTRESVRASLIPSIDRLKALGLVVLPGSMAGMIIGGADPVWAAEYQLVIMFMIFSAEFFTSVTATSLALAEYPLPEDGD
- a CDS encoding PKD domain-containing protein — its product is MTTICLYIASILLLFGTVSAAAPEASFTGAPASGTVPFTIAFTDTSAGEPTGWAWFFGDERYDEAWTGQTANAGWAARSGHSSVALPDGSIVLMGGYDGAALRNDTWRSTDSGVTWTLVNASSGWTARLRHSCVAMQDGSILLMGGRDDTDLRNDVWRSDDGGATWAPVNTSAGWPIREAHTAVTTPDGSVVLMGGWCYGCMNDVWRSQDSGATWIQVNASAGWSKRVSFASVAMSDGSIILMGGYDSANFRNMNDVWRSTDYGTTWTRVNESSGWSRRDVHTAVAMPDDSIVLMGGWDDTEFRNDVWRSCDYGTTWTEVNPGTRWPGRAEHSCVAMLDGSIILMGGGSSSSGPLNDVWRLQPAGSSEQDPQHEYTASGTYSVTLQAFNADGYTCARETGYVTVQAVPPTAAFSGAPVSGTAPLTVTFTDASIGGPSSWLWSFGDGETSTEQYPTHTYAAAGTYTINLTVGNAAGTDMLSETEYVEVSPAPVAPIAAFFGTPTSGRAPLTVSFTDTSTDDPTGWAWFFGDETYSEPWIEINASSGWTARNGHRAVTMPDGSIILMGGYDGTALRNDTWRSTDRGRTWTLMNASSGWTGRVQPGIVVLPDSSILLIGGDDPAYRNDVWRSADYGATWTLTSASSPWWGRWGHTTVAMPDGSIVLMGGFPGMIMNDTWRSADYGATWTLVNASSGWTARWAHTAVAMPDGSILLMGGYDRSRRNDVWRSDDYGATWTLVNASSGWMGRYGHTTVTMPDDSILVMGGIGMNDTWRSTDYGVTWTEVNVSSGWTERYYYSSVAMPDGSVLLMGGVSDDGTRLNDTWQLQPAGSSEQNPSHTYTTPGIYPVTLQAFNTGGHNSTRTTGYITVTPIAAFGSTPTSGPAPLTIAFTDISTGSPVAWNWLFGDGKTSTEQHPVHTYTLPGNYTVTLGVDGGLSTVTEPGYIKVTPVLFGDANEDGEVNQADTLVVLQEIVELREIPVAGTDRFRKTDVTGNGAIDVGDALFIAQYNVGLRDPWFVLL